From Amphiprion ocellaris isolate individual 3 ecotype Okinawa chromosome 10, ASM2253959v1, whole genome shotgun sequence, one genomic window encodes:
- the LOC111567934 gene encoding alpha-amylase-like, whose amino-acid sequence MGMGVRVPALGCAYLWAGEREGGGVMEAAALGKKLFLSLLVCVLMVQYLFPDGNGTNRECPGWLMSMQMARALLCRHLVYTESKSASSAPTILCATFTNQNKSSLSFAVQPLYHTVQPWQRMFSMISPPNEHIVLNDPWRPWWQRYQPIGYKLCSRSGSENELRDMISRCNKVGVNIYVDVVINHMCRAGGGEGTHSSCGSWFNASKKDFPSVPYSHLDFNDYKCRTASGNIENYGDKYQVRDCRLVGLLDLALEKDYVRSKVADYMNSLIDMGVAGFRVDATKHMWPGDLEAVYGRLHNLNTSWFPGGSRSFIFQEVVFPKCFYKGPSNIVIEYLKKTEENVWSQYYYYTSVSVRYHCIVKAPCQIQM is encoded by the exons ATGGGGATGGGGGTAAGAGTTCCAGCTCTGGGTTGTGCGTATTTGTGGgcaggggagagggagggaggtggtGTGATGGAGGCTGCAGCTCTGGGGAAAAAGCTGTTCCTCAGCCTGCTAGTCTGTGTTTTGATGGTGCAGTATCTCTTCCCAGACGGCAATGGGACAAACAGGGAGTGTCCTGGGTGGCTGATGTCCATGCAGATGGCCCGTGCTCTTCTCTGCAGGCATTTAGTGTACACAGAATCTAAGTCCGCGAGCTCAGCTCCCACAATTCTCTGTGCTACCTTCACCAACCAGAACAAATCTTCTCTGTCTTTTGCTGTGCAGCCACTTTaccacactgtgcagccctggcagAGGATGTTCTCGATG atCTCTCCTCCAAATGAGCACATTGTGCTGAACGATCCCTGGAGACCCTGGTGGCAGAGATACCAACCAATCGGCTACAAGTTGTGTTCCAGATCTGGCAGTGAGAACGAGCTGAGGGACATGATCTCCAGATGCAACAAAGTTGGG GTCAACATCTATGTGGATGTTGTCATCAACCATATGTGCagagctggtggtggagagggaACCCACTCCTCATGTGGAAGCTGGTTCAATGCCAGCAAGAAAGATTTTCCCAGTGTCCCCTATTCCCACTTGGACTTCAACGACTACAAATGCAGGACCGCCAGTGGCAACATTGAGAACTATGGTGACAAATATCAG GTACGTGACTGTCGTCTGGTCGGTCTGTTGGACCTTGCCTTGGAGAAAGATTATGTTAGGAGCAAGGTGGCTGACTACATGAACAGTCTGATTGATATGGGTGTGGCTGGATTCAGAGTAGATGCCACCAAGCACATGTGGCCTGGTGACCTGGAGGCTGTCTACGGTCGTCTGCACAACCTTAATACCAGCTGGTTCCCTGGTGGCTCCAGATCCTTCATCTTCCAGGAGGTAGTTTTCCCAAAATGCTTTTATAAAGGTCCCTCAAATATAGTGATTGAATATctcaaaaagacagaagaaaatgtATGGAGTCAGTACTATTATTATACATCGGTATCAGTTAGGTACCACTGTATAGTAAAAGCTCCTTGTCAAATACAGATGTAA